The following are from one region of the Methylophilus sp. DW102 genome:
- the rfbD gene encoding dTDP-4-dehydrorhamnose reductase → MKKILLTGVNGQVGHALAAQLQQQPIAQVQLISCTRQQLDLSQPVHIRQVIRQVKPDLIINPAAYTAVDQAETERELAFAINATAPQIIAEEAARLNAALIHFSTDYVYDGSKATAYLETDAVNPVSVYGASKLAGEQAIAEVGLPHLILRTSWVYGSYGKNFLKTIIRLAQSSEQLRIVADQHGAPTADIAIAEAVAQLIERWHPHNAEQTGIYHLVNRGETTWYGFASEIVAQYQALALKQGWPALLLKELQAISTAEYPTPARRPQNSRLVSDKLEQVFGVRLPGWDTSLAQVMPALSALEN, encoded by the coding sequence ATGAAAAAAATCCTGTTAACAGGCGTCAATGGTCAAGTGGGGCATGCACTTGCCGCACAGCTGCAACAACAGCCCATTGCTCAAGTACAGCTAATCAGCTGTACCCGCCAACAACTGGACCTCAGTCAGCCAGTGCACATCCGACAAGTCATCCGCCAGGTCAAACCAGACCTGATTATTAACCCTGCCGCCTATACCGCGGTAGACCAGGCCGAAACCGAGCGTGAACTTGCCTTTGCCATCAACGCCACGGCCCCACAAATCATTGCAGAAGAAGCCGCACGACTGAATGCAGCGCTGATCCATTTCTCGACTGACTATGTATATGACGGCAGCAAAGCCACAGCTTACCTTGAAACTGACGCAGTTAATCCAGTCAGTGTTTATGGCGCCAGCAAACTTGCTGGCGAGCAGGCAATTGCTGAGGTTGGCCTCCCGCATCTCATCCTGCGTACCAGCTGGGTCTATGGCAGCTACGGCAAAAACTTCCTCAAAACCATCATTCGGTTAGCACAGAGTAGTGAACAACTACGCATTGTGGCAGACCAGCATGGCGCCCCCACGGCCGATATCGCGATTGCTGAAGCAGTCGCGCAATTAATTGAACGCTGGCATCCGCACAACGCTGAACAAACCGGGATTTATCATTTGGTGAATCGAGGTGAAACCACCTGGTATGGTTTTGCCAGTGAGATTGTGGCGCAGTATCAAGCGCTGGCGCTAAAACAGGGCTGGCCCGCCTTGCTACTTAAAGAGCTGCAAGCCATATCAACTGCAGAATACCCAACGCCTGCCAGACGCCCTCAAAACTCAAGGCTGGTCAGTGATAAGCTGGAGCAGGTGTTTGGTGTGCGTTTGCCGGGATGGGACACATCACTTGCGCAAGTCATGCCAGCGTTGAGTGCGCTGGAAAATTAA
- the rfbC gene encoding dTDP-4-dehydrorhamnose 3,5-epimerase: MLVTATKIPEVLILEPKVFGDARGFFIESFNAQAFKQATGLDVTFVQDNHSRSAKGVLRGLHYQVQQAQGKLVRVVAGEVFDVAVDLRQSSATFGLWEGVHLSADNHRQLWIPPGFAHGFVVLSDTADFLYKTTDYYAPQYEACLKWDDPTIGIDWPLDMPPSLSAKDQQGLPWAQAPKFD, encoded by the coding sequence ATGCTGGTGACTGCGACCAAAATTCCAGAGGTGTTGATTCTAGAACCCAAGGTATTCGGCGATGCACGAGGCTTCTTTATAGAGAGCTTCAATGCGCAAGCCTTTAAACAAGCCACAGGGCTCGATGTGACATTCGTGCAAGATAACCATTCCCGTTCGGCCAAAGGCGTATTACGCGGTCTGCATTATCAAGTCCAGCAAGCGCAGGGAAAACTGGTGAGAGTGGTTGCCGGAGAAGTGTTTGATGTCGCGGTCGATCTGCGTCAGAGTTCTGCGACCTTTGGATTATGGGAAGGCGTGCATTTAAGCGCTGACAATCACCGTCAGCTATGGATTCCGCCTGGCTTCGCGCATGGCTTTGTCGTGCTCTCTGACACGGCTGACTTTCTGTATAAAACAACGGATTACTATGCGCCACAATATGAGGCCTGCCTTAAATGGGATGACCCGACGATTGGCATAGACTGGCCGTTGGACATGCCCCCCAGCCTGTCTGCCAAAGATCAGCAAGGGCTCCCCTGGGCACAGGCGCCCAAATTTGACTAA
- a CDS encoding glutathione peroxidase, producing MRSFILMFLTLGGVSMAEAECLPLYQHQFKTLQGQTVDFCQFQDKPVLIVNTASKCGFTPQFEALEAMYEQYKDKGLVVIGFPSNDFRQEPGNNKQIGDFCKLTYSVKFPMVEKSSVTGSGANPLYQQLIKQTGQAPQWNFYKYLILPGGQKVYSFNSMTRPESEEILGKIKPHLK from the coding sequence ATGCGCAGTTTTATATTGATGTTTTTAACCCTGGGGGGGGTATCCATGGCTGAGGCAGAATGTCTACCGTTATACCAGCACCAGTTTAAGACACTGCAAGGTCAAACTGTCGATTTTTGTCAATTTCAGGACAAGCCAGTGCTCATTGTGAACACTGCCAGCAAATGCGGATTCACGCCACAGTTTGAAGCGTTGGAGGCCATGTATGAGCAATATAAAGATAAAGGGCTGGTGGTGATTGGCTTCCCCTCCAATGATTTCCGTCAGGAGCCTGGCAACAACAAGCAGATTGGCGACTTTTGCAAGCTGACTTATTCGGTCAAGTTTCCTATGGTTGAAAAGTCCAGCGTGACTGGAAGTGGCGCCAATCCGCTTTATCAGCAACTGATCAAACAAACAGGGCAGGCACCACAATGGAATTTCTACAAATATCTGATTTTGCCAGGCGGGCAGAAGGTCTATTCTTTTAACAGTATGACACGTCCGGAAAGTGAAGAAATTCTCGGCAAGATCAAACCCCATCTCAAGTAA
- the queD gene encoding 6-carboxytetrahydropterin synthase QueD → MEITTRLEFDAGHRIPDHKSQCRNLHGHRYAIEITLSGEVIHAEHASENGMVMDFADVKRIARETIVDRWDHAFLVYHGDTAVLDFLNSLPNHKTVVFPTIPTAENMAAEAFKLLKAQYRDTFGNQLKLVRVRLYETPNSWTDAFDQK, encoded by the coding sequence ATGGAAATTACTACACGCTTGGAATTCGATGCGGGCCATCGCATTCCTGATCACAAGAGTCAATGCCGTAATCTGCACGGTCATCGCTACGCAATTGAAATTACACTGTCTGGAGAGGTGATTCATGCAGAGCATGCCTCTGAAAATGGCATGGTAATGGATTTTGCCGATGTAAAAAGAATTGCCCGTGAAACCATTGTCGATCGCTGGGACCATGCTTTTCTGGTCTACCATGGCGATACGGCGGTGCTGGATTTTCTAAACAGCTTGCCCAATCACAAGACTGTGGTGTTCCCAACCATCCCGACGGCAGAAAACATGGCTGCGGAAGCCTTTAAGCTGCTCAAGGCCCAATATCGTGATACCTTCGGCAATCAGCTCAAGCTGGTAAGGGTTCGCCTTTACGAAACGCCCAATAGCTGGACGGACGCATTCGATCAGAAATAG
- the queF gene encoding preQ(1) synthase: MNEHLLGGKPTAQPTKTLETFENPNSQRDFHIHMEIPEFTCLCPKTGQPDFAVIYLDYIPNKLCVELKSLKLYMWSFRDEGCFHEAVTNQILDDLVSAIDPKFMRVTAKFYVRGGIFTNVVAEHRAPGWQPQPFVELSQFSAQSNIRG, translated from the coding sequence ATGAACGAACATTTACTTGGTGGGAAACCCACTGCACAACCGACTAAAACACTGGAAACTTTTGAAAATCCCAATTCGCAGAGAGACTTCCATATCCATATGGAAATTCCAGAGTTTACCTGCCTGTGTCCAAAAACCGGTCAACCTGACTTTGCGGTGATTTATCTGGACTATATTCCCAACAAGTTATGTGTTGAGCTCAAGAGTCTTAAACTTTACATGTGGTCATTCCGCGATGAGGGCTGCTTCCATGAAGCGGTCACCAATCAGATTCTGGATGATCTAGTCTCTGCCATAGACCCAAAATTTATGCGCGTAACCGCCAAGTTTTATGTCCGTGGTGGCATTTTCACCAATGTGGTGGCCGAACATCGTGCCCCAGGCTGGCAGCCACAACCTTTTGTCGAGCTCTCTCAGTTTTCTGCGCAAAGTAATATACGCGGATAA
- the smc gene encoding chromosome segregation protein SMC encodes MRLTHLKLAGFKSFVDPTTIHLHGQRVGVVGPNGCGKSNVMESVRWVLGESSAKEMRADAMDAVIFNGSSHRKPISRASVELIFDNSLGGASGEWNQYAEISVKRVIERDKGSSYYINNTAVRRRDVADLFLGTGLGGRAYAIIGQNTISRIVEARPEELRVFLEEAAGISKYKERRRETELRLRDTRENLARVEDISREMNKQILKLEAQAVVTQKYQSLQAAYQLAEAQWWWLRKRDAVLTYEAASQAVAHAVNALEEKVAALRRCELVLEQARQQHQAVSGELHTAQAAFYEANAQVSNLDLQVKQSEEARLRLLQQQQQLQGQIERGSQQQAQLQQQLDEKTTALASAQQTLTEQAQQLQALQQALPAQSLQLQGIQQAASEAQQAVQQCRQQMQLEQNNVQFLQRNLSESSQRLQQLQGELSAWALPDMQALEGYKQQQAQQQAQLQQEEQQLQQWRVDEQQQQQWLLQARQDWQQAQRQLNQLEAEIQSLQKLLQSLKQDQQLGPWLQQSGLQSAARLWQAVEVDAAWQPALEAVLGYKLNALLTESLPMLATLPHPQAALAIAMAGTARDSLPERWQGLPSLYSLLTLKQPEIAGALQHWLMGIYVIEDIAQAGHFQSQLPAGVSLLSKQGDLYQRYSVVYHGRQNAMQGVLERQQQLVKLQAGLEAAQAAVNHTQQQVQLIEQALQQLRLQQQQAHPRIKQYTAAMHEAQMQQSSLQQAYDNASRRQTALQQDLSALQVRQQSLNDEILQAQARIAQYQAQFASLEQAAREAQALKHHVEQAYFDARDSVQQAEKAHQSQVFEQTLLQNAVNDLQHRLSQLSQEREHLQLRLQETEQTLAVSAMETLKAHLAQALDKQHTCEHALAHVRNDLAQKEAVLQSEERQRMQIEQQLHPLRDTVEQQRLKQQACQLQVEQCQQSLSETGLDEALLQQGLNHDSKAETLAQTTQRLQQQIQQLGAVNLAAIEELASEQARKGYLDSQLQDLLTASETLEEAIQKIDRETRGKLRATFDEANRHFGELFNTLFNGGNAKLVLLGDEILDTGVQVFAQPPGKKNTTIQLLSGGEKALTAMALVFALFRLNPAPFCLMDEVDAPLDDSNTERFCQLVRVMSEKTQFLFVSHNKITMEMSEQLIGVTMQESGVSRIVDVDIEEAIRMHAA; translated from the coding sequence TTGCGTCTGACACATTTAAAACTTGCGGGGTTCAAGTCTTTTGTTGATCCAACGACCATCCACCTGCATGGGCAGCGTGTGGGCGTGGTAGGGCCCAATGGCTGTGGCAAGTCTAACGTCATGGAGTCGGTCCGCTGGGTGCTGGGCGAATCCTCCGCCAAGGAAATGCGCGCCGATGCCATGGACGCAGTGATTTTTAACGGATCTTCGCATCGCAAACCTATTTCGCGGGCCAGTGTCGAGCTCATTTTTGATAACAGCCTGGGTGGTGCCAGTGGCGAGTGGAATCAATATGCTGAAATCTCGGTCAAGCGTGTAATCGAGCGCGATAAGGGCTCAAGCTACTATATTAATAACACTGCGGTACGCCGTCGGGATGTGGCGGATTTGTTTTTGGGCACCGGCCTTGGGGGACGTGCTTACGCCATCATCGGTCAAAACACGATTTCACGTATTGTTGAAGCCCGGCCAGAAGAGCTGCGAGTATTTCTCGAAGAAGCCGCAGGGATCAGCAAATATAAAGAGCGCAGGCGTGAAACAGAGCTACGCTTGCGTGATACACGTGAGAATCTTGCGCGCGTGGAAGATATTTCACGCGAGATGAACAAGCAGATTCTCAAGCTGGAGGCGCAAGCCGTGGTGACGCAGAAATATCAGTCACTGCAAGCGGCGTACCAACTGGCTGAGGCGCAATGGTGGTGGTTGCGCAAGCGAGATGCTGTGCTGACTTACGAGGCCGCTTCACAAGCGGTAGCGCACGCAGTGAATGCGCTGGAGGAGAAAGTTGCGGCGTTAAGGCGTTGCGAGCTGGTTTTGGAGCAGGCTCGACAGCAGCATCAGGCCGTATCAGGCGAATTGCATACGGCACAGGCGGCCTTTTACGAGGCCAACGCGCAAGTTTCCAATCTGGATTTACAAGTCAAGCAATCGGAAGAGGCCCGCTTAAGACTGCTGCAACAGCAGCAACAGCTGCAGGGGCAGATTGAACGTGGTAGCCAGCAGCAAGCGCAGTTACAACAGCAACTGGACGAAAAAACCACGGCACTTGCCTCCGCACAACAAACGCTGACCGAACAAGCGCAGCAGTTGCAAGCCTTGCAACAGGCTTTGCCTGCACAGTCATTACAGTTGCAAGGTATACAGCAAGCCGCCAGTGAAGCACAGCAAGCCGTGCAGCAATGCCGCCAGCAGATGCAACTGGAGCAGAATAACGTACAGTTTTTGCAACGCAATCTTTCTGAATCCAGCCAGCGCTTGCAACAGTTACAAGGTGAGCTATCAGCCTGGGCCTTGCCAGATATGCAGGCCTTGGAGGGGTATAAGCAGCAGCAGGCGCAACAGCAAGCCCAGTTGCAGCAAGAAGAACAGCAGCTACAACAATGGCGGGTAGATGAGCAGCAGCAACAGCAATGGTTGCTGCAAGCCAGGCAAGACTGGCAGCAGGCTCAACGCCAGCTGAACCAGCTTGAAGCCGAAATCCAGTCTTTGCAAAAGTTGCTGCAAAGCCTCAAGCAAGACCAGCAACTAGGGCCCTGGTTGCAACAAAGCGGTTTGCAATCAGCGGCGCGTTTGTGGCAGGCGGTAGAGGTGGATGCCGCATGGCAACCCGCACTCGAAGCGGTCCTGGGCTATAAACTGAATGCCTTGCTCACTGAATCTTTGCCGATGTTGGCTACATTACCGCATCCGCAAGCCGCTTTAGCCATAGCCATGGCTGGAACGGCGCGCGATAGTTTACCAGAGCGTTGGCAAGGATTGCCTAGCCTATATAGTTTGCTTACGCTCAAGCAGCCGGAAATTGCCGGTGCCTTGCAACACTGGCTCATGGGCATTTATGTGATTGAGGATATTGCCCAAGCTGGCCACTTTCAATCGCAACTCCCGGCAGGCGTGAGTCTGCTTAGCAAGCAAGGGGATCTCTATCAACGCTATAGCGTGGTTTATCATGGCCGCCAGAATGCCATGCAAGGCGTGTTGGAACGGCAGCAGCAACTGGTCAAGTTACAGGCCGGTTTGGAAGCCGCGCAAGCTGCGGTTAATCACACCCAGCAGCAGGTGCAACTGATTGAACAGGCGCTGCAACAGTTGCGCTTGCAACAGCAGCAGGCACATCCACGGATCAAACAATATACCGCAGCCATGCATGAGGCGCAGATGCAACAGTCAAGCTTGCAGCAGGCCTATGACAACGCGTCGCGCAGGCAAACCGCTTTGCAACAAGACCTGTCTGCGCTGCAAGTACGGCAGCAGAGTCTCAATGACGAGATTTTGCAAGCGCAAGCCAGGATCGCGCAGTATCAGGCGCAGTTTGCCAGCCTGGAACAGGCGGCGCGCGAAGCGCAGGCCCTCAAGCATCATGTAGAGCAAGCCTATTTTGATGCGCGTGACAGCGTACAGCAGGCTGAAAAAGCGCATCAGTCACAAGTATTCGAGCAAACCCTGTTGCAAAATGCTGTCAATGATTTGCAGCACCGCTTGAGTCAGCTCAGCCAAGAGCGTGAGCATTTGCAATTACGCCTGCAAGAAACCGAGCAAACGCTGGCCGTCAGTGCCATGGAAACCTTGAAGGCACATTTGGCACAGGCCTTGGACAAGCAGCACACTTGTGAGCATGCGCTGGCGCATGTGCGTAACGATCTGGCGCAGAAAGAAGCCGTTTTGCAGTCAGAAGAGCGTCAGCGCATGCAAATCGAGCAGCAATTGCATCCCTTGCGCGACACCGTTGAGCAACAAAGACTTAAACAGCAGGCCTGTCAGCTACAAGTCGAGCAATGCCAGCAGTCTTTGTCTGAAACGGGGCTGGATGAAGCCTTGCTTCAGCAAGGGCTAAATCATGACAGCAAAGCCGAAACACTGGCACAAACGACCCAAAGGTTACAACAGCAGATCCAGCAACTCGGCGCAGTCAACCTGGCTGCGATTGAAGAATTAGCCAGCGAGCAGGCGCGTAAAGGGTATCTGGACAGTCAACTGCAAGACCTGCTCACCGCCAGCGAAACGCTGGAAGAGGCGATCCAGAAAATAGACCGCGAAACCCGCGGAAAACTGCGCGCAACCTTTGATGAAGCCAACCGTCACTTTGGCGAATTATTTAATACCTTGTTTAATGGCGGCAATGCTAAGCTGGTGCTGTTGGGTGATGAAATTCTGGATACCGGCGTACAAGTCTTTGCGCAACCGCCAGGCAAAAAAAACACGACCATCCAGTTATTATCCGGGGGCGAAAAAGCGCTGACGGCCATGGCGCTGGTGTTTGCGCTGTTCAGGTTAAATCCGGCTCCGTTTTGCCTGATGGATGAGGTGGATGCACCATTAGATGACAGCAACACCGAGCGTTTCTGCCAACTGGTGCGCGTGATGTCAGAAAAAACCCAATTCTTGTTTGTTTCTCACAACAAAATCACCATGGAGATGTCTGAACAGCTAATTGGGGTCACCATGCAAGAGTCGGGCGTGTCACGGATTGTCGATGTGGATATCGAAGAGGCCATCCGCATGCATGCGGCTTAG